A genomic stretch from Telmatocola sphagniphila includes:
- a CDS encoding DUF4214 domain-containing protein, with protein MFSSIRRKANKNSSPKNLGTKLHLTALEDRTALSIYLPTPGTPSNVYLLGTPGNDSFIVRISPTSATQIQFSDNGGSTFSTANLSDVTAIYVQDTTNLPTGVTASQVQNGGDDTLTIDNSNGVVGKSTALPIYYTGGQGKNQLNLIGNPKVTLSETYNQTAGSTSGGTITATGSSSSFTVNFNTISLIQDSLTASSFTFNPISGNNVVSVQNGDLINGNNSLKLTGIDYQGITDPLFLLNHFNSNTNSGLASSSFVPVDLLNKTAVTVTTGAGNSTFLLNETGSVAGLSTLTLNGGTGTNTLDKGSFTSTVNVSTNNMATVNAYSSADWFIQRLYMNDLKRVASQAEIANWQAALTAIGQAGVTNAIDNSQEAQMREVNAWYQAFLGRAADPSGLANGLTSLSKMTSEQYIASIIASPEFYSLQNTNSSMTADQNFIQGLYENVLNRSADAAGLNTWTTLMSTYSRTQIAQLFLTSLEFRTSTINSMYSALLLRQADQGGLTSWLGNKLDTASMRRAFLSSTEYLNPGLTSATSEQLYTNGGAIGIAGSSSSPDNVQYYSFQMPNSGLLTLTLSSTANTGSGTLVLTDAYGNPINSISSTSGTGNSNNLVVGGRTYYVAVSSASTTAFSFNFTANLAN; from the coding sequence ATGTTCTCATCAATTCGACGCAAAGCGAACAAAAACAGCTCCCCGAAAAATTTGGGGACGAAGTTGCATCTCACTGCGCTGGAAGATCGAACGGCGCTGTCGATCTATCTCCCGACCCCGGGGACCCCGAGTAATGTCTATCTTTTGGGCACTCCCGGAAACGATAGTTTCATTGTTCGCATTTCCCCGACGAGCGCGACTCAAATTCAATTCAGCGACAATGGCGGCTCGACCTTCAGTACCGCGAATCTCTCCGATGTGACGGCCATTTACGTTCAGGACACGACAAATCTCCCCACGGGAGTTACGGCTTCGCAAGTTCAGAACGGCGGCGATGACACCCTGACAATAGATAACTCGAATGGCGTGGTCGGGAAGAGTACAGCGCTCCCCATTTACTACACCGGGGGCCAAGGCAAGAATCAGTTAAACTTGATCGGTAATCCCAAGGTCACGCTGAGCGAAACATATAATCAAACCGCCGGTTCCACCAGCGGTGGGACAATCACGGCCACGGGAAGCAGCAGTTCTTTCACAGTGAATTTCAACACGATCTCGCTGATTCAGGATTCGCTGACCGCATCGAGTTTCACCTTCAATCCGATTTCGGGCAATAACGTCGTCTCCGTACAGAACGGCGACCTGATCAACGGTAACAACAGCCTGAAACTGACCGGCATCGATTATCAGGGAATCACCGACCCGCTGTTCCTCTTGAATCACTTCAACAGTAATACCAATAGTGGTCTGGCCTCGTCCTCCTTTGTGCCAGTCGATCTGCTGAACAAAACGGCCGTCACAGTCACGACTGGGGCGGGCAATTCGACGTTTCTGTTGAACGAAACTGGAAGCGTGGCCGGTTTGAGCACTTTAACGCTCAACGGCGGGACTGGTACGAATACCCTCGACAAAGGCAGTTTCACCAGCACGGTCAACGTCAGCACAAATAACATGGCCACGGTGAACGCCTATTCCTCGGCAGACTGGTTCATCCAACGGCTCTACATGAACGATTTGAAGCGGGTCGCCAGCCAGGCAGAAATTGCGAATTGGCAGGCCGCTTTGACAGCGATAGGGCAGGCCGGTGTAACGAACGCGATCGATAATTCCCAGGAAGCGCAGATGCGCGAAGTGAACGCCTGGTATCAGGCGTTTTTGGGCCGGGCGGCTGATCCTAGTGGTCTGGCCAATGGCCTCACCAGCTTGAGCAAAATGACCTCAGAACAGTACATTGCTTCGATCATCGCTTCGCCAGAATTTTACAGTCTGCAAAATACTAACAGCAGTATGACGGCCGATCAGAATTTCATTCAAGGCCTCTACGAAAATGTGCTGAATCGTTCGGCCGATGCCGCCGGCTTGAATACCTGGACTACTCTGATGTCGACTTATTCTCGAACTCAGATCGCACAACTCTTCCTGACTTCGCTGGAGTTCCGCACCTCGACAATTAATTCGATGTACAGTGCGCTATTGCTCCGGCAGGCTGATCAGGGCGGGTTAACGTCCTGGTTGGGGAACAAACTCGACACCGCCAGTATGCGACGGGCCTTCCTGTCCAGCACGGAATACCTGAACCCCGGGCTGACCAGCGCCACCAGCGAACAACTCTATACCAATGGGGGAGCCATCGGTATCGCGGGCTCTTCCTCCAGTCCCGACAATGTCCAGTACTATTCTTTCCAGATGCCTAACTCGGGCCTTCTGACGCTGACATTGAGCTCGACGGCCAACACCGGCTCAGGCACGCTGGTACTTACGGATGCCTACGGGAATCCGATCAATTCCATCAGCTCAACTTCCGGTACGGGTAACTCCAATAACCTC
- a CDS encoding inorganic diphosphatase: MLIRLSPYMMVNPGTSIPSVVNMIVEIPKGRRSKFELDKETGLIRLDRYLYSSSVYPGDYGFIPQTLADDADPLDMLVMVNEPTFSGCLIEARIVGMFRMKDKGVNDFKVLGVPNSDPLFGHIKNLEDVPPHYLREVEHFFGTYKQLEGATTESLGWIGATEGTDEVRKCVDRFRTSLGTVLG; encoded by the coding sequence ATGCTAATCCGGCTCAGTCCGTACATGATGGTCAATCCGGGCACCAGTATCCCCTCTGTGGTCAATATGATCGTGGAGATACCCAAAGGCCGGCGTAGCAAATTCGAGTTGGACAAGGAGACCGGTCTGATCCGCCTCGATCGATACCTTTACAGTTCTTCGGTTTACCCCGGAGACTATGGATTCATCCCGCAGACGCTCGCGGATGACGCCGACCCGCTGGATATGCTTGTGATGGTCAACGAACCGACTTTTAGTGGCTGTTTGATTGAAGCCCGGATTGTCGGAATGTTCCGGATGAAAGATAAAGGGGTCAACGACTTCAAGGTGTTGGGTGTGCCCAATAGCGACCCGCTGTTTGGTCATATCAAGAATCTCGAAGATGTTCCGCCTCACTACCTTCGCGAAGTCGAACATTTTTTCGGCACTTACAAGCAACTCGAAGGCGCCACAACGGAATCTCTGGGCTGGATCGGCGCCACAGAAGGTACGGATGAAGTCCGCAAATGCGTG